One part of the Botrytis cinerea B05.10 chromosome 8, complete sequence genome encodes these proteins:
- the Bcbgl2 gene encoding Bcbgl2: MRSFATLLPLAGVLSTATAAGSLGFALGDKKTDGTCKFTADYEEDFDTISKGSTARIVRGYAASDCDTAKEILPAAKAKGFKVVLGIWPDTDESFAADKAAVVKYAPQYSDQVYAITVGSESLYRGNFTGEELLDKIKDVKTALKGEFKVGTADSWNKYMDGTADAVIKGGADILLCNAFSYWQGQELKNATHNFFDDIMQAFGHIQDVAGSTSGGPELWVGETGWPTAGSKYQNAVPGVSAAQTFWSEGICGIMDWGVNVFSFEAFDEPWKPVSTGADGSVADETHWGVWNSDRSSKYSLSC, from the exons ATGCGCTCCTTCGCAACTCTCCTTCCGCTTGCTGGAGTTCTTTCCACTGCTACTGCAGCAGGTTCATTGGGATTTGCTCTCGGTGACAAGAAGACGGATGGCACATGTAAATTCACAGCCGATTATGAAGAGGATTTCGATACCATTTCCAAAGGCAGCACCGCTCGAATCGTGAGAGGATATGCAGCAAGCGATTGCGATACTGCGAAGGAAATCTTGCCGGCTGCTAAGGCAAAGGGCTTCAAGGTTGTTTTGGGTATTTG GCCCGATACCGATGAATCCTTCGCCGCAGATAAAGCAGCAGTAGTCAAGTATGCGCCTCAATACAGCGATCAGGTTTATGCCATTACGGTCGGTTCCGAATCTCTCTATCGTGGAAACTTCACTGGTGAAGAACTTCTCGACAAGATTAAGGATGTCAAGACGGCATTGAAGGGAGAGTTCAAGGTTGGAACGGCAGACAGTTGGAACAAATATATGGATGGTACAGCGGATGCCGTTATCAAGGGCGGAGCGGATATCTTGTTGTGCAACGCTTTCAGTTATTGGCAGGgacaagaattgaagaatgcaACCCATAATTTCTTTGATGATATTATGCAAGCTTTTGGTCACATCCAAGATGTTGCTGGATCTACTAGTGGTGGACCTGAACTCTGGGTTGGAGAGACTG GCTGGCCAACAGCAGGCTCAAAGTACCAAAACGCCGTCCCAGGTGTATCAGCCGCACAAACATTCTGGAGTGAAGGAATCTGTGGCATCATGGATTGGGGTGTAAATGTTTTCTCCTTCGAGGCATTCGATGAGCCATGGAAGCCAGTCTCTACCGGTGCAGACGGATCCGTCGCGGATGAAACTCACTGGGGAGTCTGGAACAGTGACCGAAGCAGCAAATACTCATTGAGTTGCTAG